A region of the Drosophila ananassae strain 14024-0371.13 chromosome XL, ASM1763931v2, whole genome shotgun sequence genome:
GGAGCGCTTCAAGAAGTCGGCTAGTGCCTGGGAGTGCGACGCCTGCATGCTCTCCAACAAGCAGGAGGCCACCAAGTGCGTCGCCTGCGAAACGCCGCGAAAAACAGCCCGGCCTCCGCCGGCAAACCCAAACCCTCTGGTTCCGCTGTCTGGCTCCGGTTTCGGAGCCACCTTCAAGCCCAAGGCCAACACGTGGGAGTGCCAGACGTGCCTGGTGACGAACCAGTCCAGTGCGACGGAGTGCGTCGCCTGCCAGGCACCCAACCGGAATGTCAACAACAGCCCCAAGAGCACCAGTAGCGAGGGCGCCGTCTCCAACTCGAGCTCCAACTCTAGCTCTAATtcgtcatcgtcgtcgtcatcgGTTTCCTCCTCGACGCCGTCGGCCATTAGCATCAGCAGTGGCTCGAGCAACGGGGGCCCGACCTTGAAGTTCGGAGCAGCGGAGGCACCCAAGGCCGACGCAGGGTTCCAGCAGCTGGTGGCCAAGCAGAAGGCCCAGAACTGGGACTGCGACACGTGCATGGCGCAGAACGACATCTCTCGCGCGAAGTGCATCTGCTGCGAGCAGGCACGACCCGGCTCCGCGACGTCGGCTGCTGCCAGCTCCTCGGCATCGGCCGGGAGCAGCGCTGTGCCCAAGTTCAGCTTTGGCTTCGCCGCCGTCAAGGAAGTGCCCCAGTCGAAGCCCGCCGTTCTGCTGGCTCCAGCCGCAGCTGCTGCCCCTGCCCAGTTCAGCTTCGGGTTTGGCCAGAGCACTGCCGCGAAGGATGTGGCCGATGGCAAGAAGCTACAGGAACCAGCAGCGCCGGCCTTCTCGTTCGGCATCGGCAAGGTGGAGCAGCCAAAGGCGGTCACCTTCAAGATAGACAGCAAAGAGGCCCCTGCGCCTGCTACGGCACCTTTGGCAGCAGAGCCCAATAAGGTCTCAGTTCCTGCTCCCGTGGCAGCAGCGGATCCATCTCCAGTTAGCCAGTTTGTATTCAGAGCACCGACCACTTCAAATGTCACCAGCACAGCCACGAGCAGCGCCGTCACCGCGACTCCGGCCCTGTTCAGCTTTGGAGCTCCGGCCGCCTCCTCCTCGGTTGTGTCCAGCTCCACCGGCACCACCGCTGCTCCCCCGGCCAAGCCGAGCTTCAGCTTCGGATCGGGCGCCATCTCGAGCGCCGCGAGCAGCACaaccagcagcaccaccaagCCGGCGCTGAGCTTCGGAGGCTTCTCGAGTGCCGCCACATCTGCCGCAACCTCAACCACGACTACCTTCAGTGCTAACCCGGCGCCAGTAGCCACGTCTGGGCCAAAGCCGGCGTCCACCTTCAGCGGCTTCGGAAGCGGAGCTCTAGCGGCGAAGCCAGCGACCGCCCCGGGCACCTTCTTCTTTGGCCAGGGTGCGGCGGCTCCCGCTGCTCCGGCCGCCTCGGTCCCGGCAGCAGTCACCACTAGCACCAGCATCGGCCAGATCTTTGGCATTTCGGTGACCACCTCAACCAGCAGCGTATCCAGCAGCGTCGTCAGCACCTCCAGCTCCCTCACCACCTCGAGTCCGATGCTCTTCAACTTCGGGGGCGAGAAGAAGCCGGAGGCCCAACCGACCACCACCTCCAAGCCGTTCGTCTTCGGGTCCGGCACCACCACGACCTCGGTGGCGTCCACCTTCGCCAGCTGGCCCAGCAACGGAGCCACCACCAGCACGAACAGCATTGCAGCCCCCAGCAGCGCCGTCTCCACGACGGCCACCTTCGGCAGCTCCATGTTCGGGGCCCCGGCCACCAGCAGCTCGCCGTTCGGATCGACGACCACCACGGCAGCCGCCActccggccgcttcgttcagCCTGGGCGGCAACGGATCGATCCATCCGGTGTTCGGGAACGTCGGCAACTCGCTGGCGAACCCGGGGGCTACTGCCACGCCCGCTGTCGCCGCGCCCGCCTCGGCCGCGTCGGCCCCGATGGGCAACATCTTTGGCAGCGCCAGCGCCACGCCCATAGCGGCGGCGGCGCCGGTCTTCGGCAGCGGAGTGACCAGCAGCGGCTTCGGAGCGGCCGCCTCAGCAACCACAGGCACCTCAGCGCCGTCTGGCGCAAAGCTTGCATTTAACTTCGGTGGATCAGCGGCCCCCCCCATTGTGAGTATATCCCCATTTCGATTGCGAGACCCAGTTGCTAGTAATCGATGAGTCGCAAGTCGGTTAGTGGCTTCTGACGGGGTAGGGTTTGACGGTTCCCAGTCCCAGTTAGTCGCTTGCATAGCCTACCAGACGGACGGACGCCGCTTCTAGTTCTAGTGCTTCTAGTTAGTGCCCGGGACGAGAAGCATGCATTCTAATGAAGTCTGTTGCCCCCAGTTTAACATTAAACGCAAAGTAGGAGCGACAAGGCCGCTATTCATGAACGCCGTCTGCCAGAGCGTGCAAGCCGAGAGGAGGGTGTTGGTAACTATCCCCCTAATCCTAATCCTAATCCCGATCCTGCCCCCAGCTAACAAGAGACGCGACTCCCCGAGCCTCGAACACTGTGAACTGAACTTTTCGTTTGTCTTTTTCGGTCGCACAGAGCGGAGCCCCCTTCAACTTCGGAGTCAGCAGCGACGCACCGCCGAAGCCGACGTTCAACTTCACGGGATCGGTGACGGCCTCCACCCCGCAGGCGAGCGCCTTCAACTTCTCGGCGAGCTCGGCGGCCTCCAACATGGGCGGCGGCGACGTAAGTAGTAGCCCGGGGCATTAGTTGGCCCCGTAGTAGGCTCCCTGATAGCTGAGTCGATTACAGAGCAGAGCACGATGCGACGATCAGTATCAGTATCAGAATCAGTACCTCTCACTCTCATCCATGCAAAGTTGCGATGTTTCGATGTTGCGATGTTGCGGTTGTTGTAGCCACGTACTATAGCTGTCCGTTAGACAGTCCGTATCTCTTGATTTCCGTATATCCGTGTATCTGCATGCCAACTAGCGATAGCTTCTCACAGTCGATCGACCGACCACTCTACATACAGTATCCATGTACTTATATATTATGTTGTATTTTTTCTCTCTCCTTTCTTTTACCTTTTATTTATCCTCCTACTACCTACCACACCACACGCCCACATGCCCCACTCACCCGCAACCGATCGATCCGTGCGTAATGTAACTATTAACTATCCTCCCTCCCGGCCCGGTCCCACCGTGTGACCTGTGATCTGTGATCTGTGTATTATCCCTGAAACTACGCCACGCTCGTAATCCGTACCGTACTGACTGTTGAACGCCTTGTGGGCACTCGCCCCCGCCACCGATAATCCCTTCAATGAAATGGCATCTGCTGCGAATCCGAATCTGAATCCGATACGAAATATCCAATGACCGCCAGCAGGCCCCGCGGCGTGTCTTCCACTTTGGTGCTCCGCAGGCGGCGCCGCAGACAGGTCCGTTGGCGACTGGCGGCAATGCAGCTGGAGGATTGGGAGCACCGGCTGCAGGAATGGGAGGATTGGCCCATGCCGCCTCCAGCGCCACCCCCTCCGTGGGCGGCGGAGCGGGCATGTTTAACTTTGCCGGCGCAGTGccgcagatgcagatgcaggtAATGCCCAATCACGACCAGAGTTTGCTGACTTGATTAACCACAAGATACCCGATTGCTAATCTCAACCACACCACCAATACACTCCACCGCATCAGCGCCACCGCATCAGATAGTCAGTGTTTGTCAGTGTTGGACGGCCAAGCTCACGGGCGGGGATGTAACAACCATTTCCCTAATCACCATTTCGTAAATGCTTGTGACCCCCAGGTGGGGAGTGGCGTTGGAAGACCTCGCTCCCCGTTGTGACCCTGCTCCTCCTGCCTCCGGCATTGCTCATGCTTCCAGCTCATTCACGCATCCAGCCTCATTCGTTCCAGTATCCAGTACCTAGTACCCAGTACCCAGTATCCGCATGCTTAGTTTGCTTCTCTGTTTTCTGTGCCACGTAGACCGAGTAGACTGCACGCTGCTTGCTTTATATTTGATCACTCTAATCCTAATCTTAAAACCATACCGAACACGAACACCGCGAGGAGTTTTCGAATCTAGCCGCCACCCATCCGTCGATCCTTCATTCTTCACCCTCCATCCGACCACCCAACCATCCTTCATCCTCCATCCTCCATCCCTAGCGTTAATAACCACCAATATCCACCAAGACCACATCGTAAAACATTGCAAtacccgaaaaaaaaaaccaaaaatgatCCACTGCTTATGAAATTACTTGCAAAAATTCAAACTTACCAAGGCAAACAAATCGAAAATGTTCTTTTTGCAGTCGACGCCGAATGCCAACGCACCGTTCCAATTTAGCGCCGGTGCCACAGCGCCTGCCGCCAATATCTTTGCGTAAGTATGAACTAAAGCCACCGCCACGTCCCACGTCCGGCGGGGATCTGTGTCACCTGACCAGCCAGCGATCAAGGGATGCGCCCACTGCACCCACTCCCGTCCTCCAATTGGCCAACTACACTCCACCCAGTCACACACAGAAACGACACAACAGCATTATTAACCATTAATTGCATTCAATACTCTAACTACTCGTAAGGCATTTgatctgtttgtttgttttgttcaGCCGGAGCGGAGCGGGACGAACCTACTGTCCACCCGTCCACCCGCCCAGGCTCACTGTAAATTAATCAGACCTAACCAGAGTGTTAATCTCGTGTCATGCCCAGATTAATTATGTTTGTTTTGTGTGTCACCACCCGGTCGCCGTGCGCCTccatttttttgtcattttattattttttttacttaagtACACCCTTTATCGTTCTGGCCACCCCCCAAGGACTAGGTCACTGAGCAGATCTACAGTATATGTACATGTGTCCTAGAAAGAACTATTATTGATCCAACTCTCCATCCACAGCTTCAATCCGCCAGCAGCCGGGAAGCCTGCTCAGAACTCGCAGTCGCGTCGCAAGATCCACACGACGATGCGCCGGAACACGCCCCGGTAGAAATGGCATCGCAATCGGCCGCCGAGATAGCAACTGCGCCTGCATGTGCTCCGGCAGCCGTTGGACCAGGAGAGGGGTCGGGATCGgtagcggaaacggaaacggaaactgAAACGGAAGCGGGAGTAAACCAAGTAGGAGTTACGGAAGGGCGGGAACCTAAACGGACGGAGGAAGTGAAAGCCAGGACTATGGTTCAGAGACTTAGTGACCGGCTCAGTGAACGGAAGCAACAGCTTCAACTGGAGTTGCAGCAGCTGGTCCACCGTCGTCAGCAACTCGGCAACCTGGCCAAGTATCGTTTTGTGAGAGCGGCGGCCGGTGGATCGGAAGCGAAGGAGGCAAGGGACAAGGAGGCGGAAGCATCGAGAGAGACGACAACTACTCCAGCGACGGAACCAGCAAACACAATCCTTACCAGGCGAGCGGCGGCCCACACCAAGAACCTCAACAGTTTGACCGCACGCTCCAAACAAAACCTGATGCTGAGCCGCTACAAGCTGGTGCGGCGCTCCAAGAGGATCGAAAGCAAGCCGAACGCCGACCCCTAACCGAAACACCACAGCAGAACCGAGACTAGACACCGGATATGAAGACTTTAGCCGAAACCCTTCTGCCACCGAATTCGTCAACCACAAACACTAGAGAGGAGGACACAAAGGAGGTGTGCCTGCCGGCGCACCCACACCGGAGATATCATCGGGCCAAACGCAGCCCAGGAAGAGTGGAGAAGTGGAGCAGAGGGAGGAGGAAGTGTGAGCAAGGATGTGGAGAAGCAGAAAGGACTAGGAGATACATAGCTATACTTCGCGGTCCTGTTCTTCGAAGTCTTCACTTTAATTCGATAAGTTATGCTTAAAAGAAAACTGTTGTTTTTGAACACGACTCGTGCGAGTGGCCCTCGCGGCTCGAGCCCTCTCCAGGTCGTGTCTATATTTAAtacgaatataattttttttattaatttgttgATTTGTAACgcatatatctatatatacataattatatatatatatacgtgTATGTATACGCCGCAGAGATCCCCGAGGATATAACTAAAGAAGCGCAGAGGCCGGCAACGGCAGAGATCTGTAAATTGTAATCTAATTGTAACGTTAATTAACGCAAATATGTGTGCTAAATACatacattatatatatatattattttattaattataattcttAAACAGTAATTAcgtattaattattttgtgaAACTTGTAGAGATGTCAGGATGCAATCGGCGCGTTGGAAGTCTAGCCTAAACCTAAATAAGTAAAGCATTTTTGATTagacaatttttttaatgcaaCGGGTGTGCCGTGGAGCCGCGGAACCGCGGAGGAGTGGATGAGAAAGGATGAAGGATCAGGAGGCGGACAGACCAGACCGGTGCAGGGGAGTCTAAAGATTGTTTTtgagtttatatttttgtacGAGGCGTGGAGGAGGGTCGTGGGCCGAGTGTCTGGAGCGGAAGCTCGCTCACACACCCCGGCCGGAAAGAGTGAAACCGGAGGAGAAACAAAATTAAGGCAAACAACTATCTAGCAACGTAAACAAATAACACCTATAGCCACAGACATAAGTTAATGGCAGCGAGCGGGAATTATTACGAGGTCAGAATAGAAGCGTATATTCTTAACACATAAACTTTAatcattttattataattttaaacggATCATGTTTAAGAATCGAGAATGGAAATCGGAAGAAATCTTAGTTTGAGAGCAGGTATCATAATGTAAATAAGTAAATATATGCGGTATGATAATTTAAAACGAcagaaatacataaatatgtGAGAGAATATGCGACTGTGTTTTAATGAATGGGCTGCGCACATGTTttcttttgaattttattttaaaaaattcaaaaagcgTGCACCTGGAGTGTGACCTGTGCCGTGGGCGCCAAAATTTACCCCCGTCAGAGAGAGTACAGTCACACTGCTGGGCCCCTGCTGTCGGTGTTACCTGGAAAGCGAGTCACGGTCACACCAGAGTGTCTGGCATCGGcaattattttctttagtttatttttttttccgccCCCCATCGAATTGTGTTTTTGTGTTCTGTCCGTAATTCAAGTACGTGTGTCGGGGCCGTTGGGAATGTGCTGATTGCCGCTGGCGAGGATTCGATTGCAGCTTTCCAGCAAGCAGTTCGGTCGTTTCCAGTTTCCAAAATTCCGTTCCCCAGTCGCGTCTGCTGGGCGGCTATGTGTGCGTGCCTGTTGGTGTGCGAGTGTCTGTGAGAGCTGCGAGGTCTGGAagcagttgttgttgctgtttctgcaAAGGGCGGTAAAGAAAAGTCGCCACAACCAGGGCACTACCAACTCGGATCGGAGAGCGGCTCGGACGGGACCTGGGCTCGGGCGAAGCCACCACGACCTCCAACATGTTctcgaagaagaagaagaaaccgcTGATCTCGATGCCGAGCAACTTCGAGCATCGCGTGCACACGGGCTTCGACAAGCGGGAGAACAAGTATGTGGGCCTCCCGCTCCAATGGGCCTCCATTGTGGGCAACAACCAGATCCTCAAGTCCACCAACCGGCCCCTGCCGCTGGTGGACCCTTCGGAGATCACGCCCACGGAGATCCTCGACCTGAAGACCATCGTGCGTCCgcaccacaacaacaacaaggcgGACACCACCTCGCTCAACAGCAGCAGTACGATGATGATGTCCTCGGGCGGCCCCCCGATGCCCATGCCAGGTCCTGGAATGCCCGGAATGCTGGGCCAGCACGGCATGATGCCAGGTGAGCCTGGCGGCGGTATCATACTTCCGAAAACATCGCACGTGGCCAGATCGAACTCCCTGAGAAGCTCCAGTCCTCCGCGAGTGCGCCGGGTGGCCAATGTGCCGCCCTCGGTGCCCGAGGAGGAGACCGCCTCGATTGGAGGAGCAGGCGCCCCGCCCAGCGGAGCCTTTAAGCCACCGCCAGTGGGTCATCCAATGCTCTATCCCAGCCAGCATCCGCACGCCAACGGGGGAGGAGGAGCATCAGTCACCGGGCCGCTGGCAGTGCGTACGGATCAGCAGTATCGCAGCAATCTGGCCCCGCCCGGGTCCATACCCCAGCAAACGTCCCCGGTGGGTTCGGTGGCCAGCGGAACACGATCCACCCACTCACACACCAACAATGGGAATGCCAGCGTCGGCTCCGGATTTCCCCCCATGTACCCCTCCAAGCCGGGGGCTGGCGGCGGCGATCAAAACCTGAACCCCCTGCATCCGCACCCCCATCCGCATCCACACAACCACCTGGCTAAGTCGGCGTCCCGCGCCTCCAGTTCGAGCGGCGGAGCGGGCAGTGCCGCCAATCTGACAGCCGCCCAGCAGGCGGGAGCAGCGCAGCCGAAACAGGAGCAGCGGCTTACCCACGAGCAATTCCGCGCCGCGCTCCAGATGGTAGTGTCGGCCGGTGATCCCCGCGAGAACCTGGATCACTTCAACAAGATCGGCGAGGGCTCCACGGGCACCGTCTGCATAGCCACCGACAAGTCCACGGGTAAGTCCTGCACATAGCGCAGAATCGCCTATTGGACCAGGTATAATCCTACACGATCCCTTCCAGGTCGCCAGGTGGCCGTCAAGAAGATGGACCTGCGCAAGCAGCAGCGCCGCGAGCTGCTCTTCAACGAGGTGGTCATCATGCGCGACTACCACCACCCCAACATCGTGGAGACGTACTCTAGCTTTCTGGTCAACGACGAGCTCTGGGTGGTGATGGAGTATCTGGAAGGCGGCGCCCTCACCGACATCGTCACCCATTCGCGGATGGACGAGGAGCAGATAGCCACTGTCTGCAAGCAGTGCTTGAAGGCTTTGGCCTATTTGCATTCACAGGTGCGTGACCAGCGGTCCCCCGGCCCAGCCACAGCCCCTCCCAGTCGCCCGGCCAGCCATTGTACATTCGATTCGATTCTTTGTGACATTGCCATTTGTGGCGCTTTCTTCGCCCTCCGCTTTCGCGACGCTTTGGTTTCAATTTCTAAATGTTGTCACCgtcaccgccaccgccactgtCGCCGTGCTGCACAGTGGAGCACTTGCCTGAGATACACGCCCAAAACGTGGCTAGAGAAATCGCACGTGCAGGCCCTACCCCTAACAGAAACACAAAGCCACTCGCTTCGGAACACTTGCCTCAGCGAAAAAGAAATCTTGTTAGTACATATGCGCTTCACAGCTGGGCAGCAGCTTCTCGGCCTCTCGTTCTTTGTGAGTGAGTGTTCTGGGGGCCTGGTTCTTTGACATTTTTGTCTCACGATGGCTGCAACACGATAAGTGGCTGGGAGAAAGGGCGTGGGCTGGGTCTGCAACGGTTGCAGTAGTTGCTGCCGGGCCGGGTCGAGGGAAAACCGCAAAATGTGCAACCAGCTTTTAAACAATTCTCCTCCTCTTGCTTACCACAGGGCGTCATCCATCGAGACATCAAGTCGGACTCCATTCTCCTGGCCGCCGACGGGCGCGTGAAGCTGTCGGACTTCGGCTTCTGCGCCCAGGTCTCCCAGGAGCTGCCCAAGCGCAAGAGTCTGGTGGGCACGCCATACTGGATGTCGCCGGAGGTCATATCCCGCCTGCCGTATGGACCCGAGGTGGACATCTGGTCGCTGGGCATCATGGTCATCGAGATGGTGGACGGCGAGCCGCCCTTCTTCAACGAGCCGCCGTTGCAGGCGATGCGCCGCATCCGGGACATGCAGCCGCCGAATCTGAAGAACGCCCACAAAGTGTCGCCGCGACTGCAGTCCTTTCTGGACAGGATGCTGGTGCGGGATCCGGCGCAGCGTGCCACCGCGGCGGAGCTGCTGGCGCATCCGTTCCTGCGCCAGGCGGGGCCGCCGTCGCTGCTGGTGCCGCTGATGCGGAACTCAAGACACCACCCGTAGGGCGGCGCCGCGACGGCAAGAGACGATCACTAGTATTAACATTCAGCTTGGCAACTGTACTTAACCCGCTCGAAACTCTGTAAAGTCATTGAAGccggcagcggcagcacatCCACATTTTAGCAACACACACATtccccactcccactcccacttccAGTTCCACTCCCGCCCCCGAGCATCCTTCTGAGAACGCATGTGCCTTCCACGCGCTCGCCGGAGGCCCGAACTCCACAGGATCTTGTACTGACCACATATACACCATATGCATTTCGCTCTCTGTTCTTGTCAAACGTTGGTCCGTGTGCGTGAGCGTGTATGACTTTGGAACCTGCCCATAACATTGTTCGAATAATAATAGTGCGCTAAGAGATATGTTaaacctatatatatatattttatacacagatctattatatttttgtaagcAAAGCGAAACAACGATGGAACGAATCGAAGAGAGACGGATATATAGACACATACACGCAGGAAGCGGAAGCGAAAGAGAAGAGCTGAGCCGCGGAGGGGCCTGAACActaaatattacattttttgaaaCATAACATACATACTATATTTATGAGCACCATGCCGCGGTAACCATGTTACGGTGTGAAGTGTTCAGTCGCTGAACGAACCACGAGAACATTCCCCAATTTTGTACGAAATTTTAAGAGCTTTTAGCCCTCCAACTCCGTTCtgttcggttttttttttacaaacaaaaacgaTTTCACCCgtgtaatttataataaacatTGTGCGAAGACTAAGACGGCGCTTTAGTTTCTCATTTTTATTACTGTTTGATGGATTGattgtgaaaaatatatacttggGACCGGGCGCGCATCGGGGCACAGGTATCTGCGACAATACCTGGGCACATGCGGCCGGACATGAGGGATGGGGCGGGGAGGGGTTGCGCAGGTGTGGGCGTGAGTGTGTTTACAACATaacattatattatatatattttatacaatACACAAAAAATCAATTGCGAACTAAGAACTAAAGGGCAGATCGGGCTGCCACATAGCTAGCCATATGATTCAGTTGGAGGTGAGGGATGTGGCGGGTAGTGGGCGGAGCTTGGAGGTGGCGGGGCTTGGAGTGTGGGGTGCCGTGTGTGCCGTGGAGCACCGCTTAGTTGCGCTTCCGCAGGGCCAGGCGGCCGATGGGGCGCTTGGGCTTCGTCTCctccttctgctgctgctccgaCTCCTCGGCGGCGGCGTCCTCCACCGGCTCCACGGGCGCCGCCTTGCCGGGCTTGGACAGCTTGCGACGGCTCACTGTATTGgccaaagagagagagagagagagagagtcaGAACCTAGACATCTTCAGAGGATCTTCTTCACTTACATGCTGAGTTGCCCTTGTAGCCCTTGGCGGGACTGGGGGCTGGTGCGGGTGCTGgggccgccgccgcctcctccTGTTCGCCGGAGGCAGGC
Encoded here:
- the LOC6503935 gene encoding nuclear pore complex protein Nup153 isoform X1 yields the protein MSEFEDGQQPQRGLSSESGAGPAGDQQHPLAPIKELPDEEDDSSAGGRNNNSIMGKMKKRVSSILPSSLSGWFSPSSKTSADPVFLTNQQPNGCTAQKRKRGRCRIELAADGGAEDSPAGFDVGDAKGLNYEEVALADNIAEHDLAAEDEQTRRSEYSESVFQLRKRLDARGAYENADGSEEDVDDEDVEEEEEGDEEDDEDEHENMQQNSAMQAHKRRRVEMLETTVTLPNMRRLPLGSSTPAAPVPALAATESQLLKSRNSSQQRQQAPHRRTRLNQFGSQRQREPAYNFLSANEEVPHSIRRSLNIPCGTSSGSGSSSHNNSLSSSLFTKIKGRLALNHQGNYAPTERNYEEALLGIGMGDSEDQLLGMSKSNNNNTNNINNNVIKANRRVGHIGDSHSESELNEYEENCDGDGLRSSNSNLEFYGNLQSSKSIFNRLNTTTGSQQPARHNSSWSLVSLNRRRRFNASIYGSTSALSDSRLLSRSASAAAASPTASSSSSPFYQGRTTFGGNSANNRGFSQNNLSSSAASSTLAINSGGSSPAHGSSGATGPGGIGYGMKPVDMKPSNNDGSQSAGLTASAPSTHTNASSQSGSRRGSNLSSTTQRILSLLDSYSTPLIDAKRMGSTLREHQSRQRRHPYSMGAAGHDSFSGTRPAAKNPAAELEEMRSNNLLVPTMQQLLERRRLHRVTQTSRDLVRAERNTHISSSQTKVPPVAAGDQAHSQHTNKMRSKLSHQSRKQPTDDLEEAPRPLDLPQISFPAMASTPKFDLQFKVSPAPAPAPVTAPAPSSQDPSKSSAKPLSNFRDFLVQAKPAPPSSVTENGNASSNAKPTIRRQFSFPSPTPLEEDQNSVVRRRNNVIKLNRNFHFPAPAGLSEPEQEDSSEDSSSSASSEEEDEVEESAPAKAPAAPAINGFGEQFKKSASEWECDLCMVRNKSEASKCVACESPKPGAKPAAATMLAAPYPAIVPIASGFGERFKKSASAWECDACMLSNKQEATKCVACETPRKTARPPPANPNPLVPLSGSGFGATFKPKANTWECQTCLVTNQSSATECVACQAPNRNVNNSPKSTSSEGAVSNSSSNSSSNSSSSSSSVSSSTPSAISISSGSSNGGPTLKFGAAEAPKADAGFQQLVAKQKAQNWDCDTCMAQNDISRAKCICCEQARPGSATSAAASSSASAGSSAVPKFSFGFAAVKEVPQSKPAVLLAPAAAAAPAQFSFGFGQSTAAKDVADGKKLQEPAAPAFSFGIGKVEQPKAVTFKIDSKEAPAPATAPLAAEPNKVSVPAPVAAADPSPVSQFVFRAPTTSNVTSTATSSAVTATPALFSFGAPAASSSVVSSSTGTTAAPPAKPSFSFGSGAISSAASSTTSSTTKPALSFGGFSSAATSAATSTTTTFSANPAPVATSGPKPASTFSGFGSGALAAKPATAPGTFFFGQGAAAPAAPAASVPAAVTTSTSIGQIFGISVTTSTSSVSSSVVSTSSSLTTSSPMLFNFGGEKKPEAQPTTTSKPFVFGSGTTTTSVASTFASWPSNGATTSTNSIAAPSSAVSTTATFGSSMFGAPATSSSPFGSTTTTAAATPAASFSLGGNGSIHPVFGNVGNSLANPGATATPAVAAPASAASAPMGNIFGSASATPIAAAAPVFGSGVTSSGFGAAASATTGTSAPSGAKLAFNFGGSAAPPIFNIKRKVGATRPLFMNAVCQSVQAERRVLVAQSGAPFNFGVSSDAPPKPTFNFTGSVTASTPQASAFNFSASSAASNMGGGDQAPRRVFHFGAPQAAPQTGPLATGGNAAGGLGAPAAGMGGLAHAASSATPSVGGGAGMFNFAGAVPQMQMQLQSASSREACSELAVASQDPHDDAPEHAPVEMASQSAAEIATAPACAPAAVGPGEGSGSVAETETETETEAGVNQVGVTEGREPKRTEEVKARTMVQRLSDRLSERKQQLQLELQQLVHRRQQLGNLAKYRFVRAAAGGSEAKEARDKEAEASRETTTTPATEPANTILTRRAAAHTKNLNSLTARSKQNLMLSRYKLVRRSKRIESKPNADP
- the LOC6503935 gene encoding nuclear pore complex protein Nup153 isoform X2, giving the protein MSEFEDGQQPQRGLSSESGAGPAGDQQHPLAPIKELPDEEDDSSAGGRNNNSIMGKMKKRVSSILPSSLSGWFSPSSKTSADPVFLTNQQPNGCTAQKRKRGRCRIELAADGGAEDSPAGFDVGDAKGLNYEEVALADNIAEHDLAAEDEQTRRSEYSESVFQLRKRLDARGAYENADGSEEDVDDEDVEEEEEGDEEDDEDEHENMQQNSAMQAHKRRRVEMLETTVTLPNMRRLPLGSSTPAAPVPALAATESQLLKSRNSSQQRQQAPHRRTRLNQFGSQRQREPAYNFLSANEEVPHSIRRSLNIPCGTSSGSGSSSHNNSLSSSLFTKIKGRLALNHQGNYAPTERNYEEALLGIGMGDSEDQLLGMSKSNNNNTNNINNNVIKANRRVGHIGDSHSESELNEYEENCDGDGLRSSNSNLEFYGNLQSSKSIFNRLNTTTGSQQPARHNSSWSLVSLNRRRRFNASIYGSTSALSDSRLLSRSASAAAASPTASSSSSPFYQGRTTFGGNSANNRGFSQNNLSSSAASSTLAINSGGSSPAHGSSGATGPGGIGYGMKPVDMKPSNNDGSQSAGLTASAPSTHTNASSQSGSRRGSNLSSTTQRILSLLDSYSTPLIDAKRMGSTLREHQSRQRRHPYSMGAAGHDSFSGTRPAAKNPAAELEEMRSNNLLVPTMQQLLERRRLHRVTQTSRDLVRAERNTHISSSQTKVPPVAAGDQAHSQHTNKMRSKLSHQSRKQPTDDLEEAPRPLDLPQISFPAMASTPKFDLQFKVSPAPAPAPVTAPAPSSQDPSKSSAKPLSNFRDFLVQAKPAPPSSVTENGNASSNAKPTIRRQFSFPSPTPLEEDQNSVVRRRNNVIKLNRNFHFPAPAGLSEPEQEDSSEDSSSSASSEEEDEVEESAPAKAPAAPAINGFGEQFKKSASEWECDLCMVRNKSEASKCVACESPKPGAKPAAATMLAAPYPAIVPIASGFGERFKKSASAWECDACMLSNKQEATKCVACETPRKTARPPPANPNPLVPLSGSGFGATFKPKANTWECQTCLVTNQSSATECVACQAPNRNVNNSPKSTSSEGAVSNSSSNSSSNSSSSSSSVSSSTPSAISISSGSSNGGPTLKFGAAEAPKADAGFQQLVAKQKAQNWDCDTCMAQNDISRAKCICCEQARPGSATSAAASSSASAGSSAVPKFSFGFAAVKEVPQSKPAVLLAPAAAAAPAQFSFGFGQSTAAKDVADGKKLQEPAAPAFSFGIGKVEQPKAVTFKIDSKEAPAPATAPLAAEPNKVSVPAPVAAADPSPVSQFVFRAPTTSNVTSTATSSAVTATPALFSFGAPAASSSVVSSSTGTTAAPPAKPSFSFGSGAISSAASSTTSSTTKPALSFGGFSSAATSAATSTTTTFSANPAPVATSGPKPASTFSGFGSGALAAKPATAPGTFFFGQGAAAPAAPAASVPAAVTTSTSIGQIFGISVTTSTSSVSSSVVSTSSSLTTSSPMLFNFGGEKKPEAQPTTTSKPFVFGSGTTTTSVASTFASWPSNGATTSTNSIAAPSSAVSTTATFGSSMFGAPATSSSPFGSTTTTAAATPAASFSLGGNGSIHPVFGNVGNSLANPGATATPAVAAPASAASAPMGNIFGSASATPIAAAAPVFGSGVTSSGFGAAASATTGTSAPSGAKLAFNFGGSAAPPIFNIKRKVGATRPLFMNAVCQSVQAERRVLVAQSGAPFNFGVSSDAPPKPTFNFTGSVTASTPQASAFNFSASSAASNMGGGDAPRRVFHFGAPQAAPQTGPLATGGNAAGGLGAPAAGMGGLAHAASSATPSVGGGAGMFNFAGAVPQMQMQLQSASSREACSELAVASQDPHDDAPEHAPVEMASQSAAEIATAPACAPAAVGPGEGSGSVAETETETETEAGVNQVGVTEGREPKRTEEVKARTMVQRLSDRLSERKQQLQLELQQLVHRRQQLGNLAKYRFVRAAAGGSEAKEARDKEAEASRETTTTPATEPANTILTRRAAAHTKNLNSLTARSKQNLMLSRYKLVRRSKRIESKPNADP